A single genomic interval of Camelina sativa cultivar DH55 chromosome 11, Cs, whole genome shotgun sequence harbors:
- the LOC104725055 gene encoding uncharacterized protein LOC104725055 precursor (The RefSeq protein has 2 substitutions compared to this genomic sequence), translated as MARVSSLLSFSLTLLIFFHGYTAQQFPNECQLDQLNALEPSHVLKSEAGRIEVWDHHAPQLRCSGVSFARYVIESKGLYLPSFVNTAKLSFVAQGRGLMGKVIPGCAETFQDSSVFQPRQGRQFEGQGEEGQSQRFHDMHQKVEHIRSGDTIATTPGVAQWFYNDGHQPLVIVSVFDLASHQNQLDRNPRPFYLAGNNPQGQVWLHGREQQPQKNIFSGFGPEVIAQALKIDLQTAQQLQNQDDNRGNIVRVQGPFGVIRPPLRGQRPQEGEEERVGNGLEETICSARSVDNLDDPSRADVYKPQLGYISTLNSYDLPILRFIRLSALRGSIRQNAMVLPQWNANANAVLYVTDGEAQVQIVNDNGDRVFDGQVSQGQLIVVPQGFSVVKRATSDQFRWVEFKTNANAQINTLAGRTSVLRGLPLAVITNGFEISPEEAKRVKFNTLETTLTHSSGPASYGRPRVAAA; from the exons atggCTCgagtctcttctcttctttcgtTCTCCTTAacacttttgatatttttccatGGCTACACTGCTCAGCAGTTTCCAAACGAgtgccagctcgaccagctcaATGCCCTCGAGCCGTCACACGTACTGAAGAGTGAGGCTGGTCGCATCGAGGTGTGGGACCACCACGCTCCACAACTCCGATGCTCAGGCGTCTCCTTCGCACGTTATGTCATCGAGTCTAAGGGTCTCTACTTGCCCTCTTTCGTTAACACCGCGAAGCTCTCCTTCGTGGCTCAAG GAAGAGGTCTTATGGGAAAAGTGATCCCGGGATGCGCCGAGACATTCCAAGACTCATCAGTGTTCCAACCACGCCAAGGCAGACAGTTCGAGGGTCAGGGTGAAGAAGGTCAAAGCCAAAGGTTCCATGACATGCACCAGAAAGTGGAGCACATAAGGAGCGGCGACACCATTGCCACAACTCCCGGAGTAGCACAGTGGTTCTACAACGACGGACATCAACCACTTGTCATCGTGAGCGTCTTCGATTTAGCCAGTCACCAGAACCAGCTCGACCGCAACCCAAGG CCATTTTACTTAGCCGGAAACAACCCACAAGGCCAAGTATGGCTACATGGACGAGAGCAACAGCCACAAAAGAACATTTTCAGTGGATTCGGACCTGAGGTTATTGCTCAAGCTTTGAAGATCGATCTTCAGACAGCGCAACAACTTCAGAACCAAGATGACAACCGTGGAAACATTGTCCGAGTACAAGGTCCATTCGGTGTCATTAGGCCACCTTTGAGGGGACAGAGACCtcaggaggaggaagaagaaagagtaggTAACGGTTTAGAGGAGACCATATGCAGTGCCAGGTCCGTTGATAACCTCGATGACCCGTCTCGTGCTGACGTGTACAAGCCACAGCTCGGTTACATCAGCACTCTCAACAGTTACGATCTCCCCATCCTTCGCTTCATCCGTCTCTCAGCCCTCCGTGGATCTATCCGTCAA AACGCAATGGTGCTTCCACAGTGGAACGCAAATGCCAACTCGGTTCTTTACGTTACAGACGGGGAAGCCCAAGTACAGATCGTAAACGACAACGGTGACAGAGTGTTCGACGGACAAGTCTCCCAAGGACAGCTAATTGTCGTACCTCAAGGTTTCTCCGTGGTGAAACGCGCAACAAGCGACCAGTTCCGGTGGGTCGAGTTCAAAACAAATGCAAACGCACAGATCAACACTCTTGCGGGACGAACCTCAGTCTTGAGAGGTTTACCATTAGCGGTCATAACCAATGGATTCGAAATCTCACCCGAGGAGGCGAAGAGGGTCAAGTTCAACACACTCGAGACCACTTTGACTCACAGCAGCGGCCCAGCTAGCTACGGAAGGCCAAGGGTGGCTGCAGCTTAA
- the LOC109127392 gene encoding glutathione S-transferase T3-like, which yields MKKTEAEEVESGGVQRRMSTSSKDPVVSNEQRLDSFYKRVADYYKENDGSSSSNARGPSQCKARWNKINHQVNNFMGCYAQASARRKSRESEDDVLSMAYELYKNGMNKPFLLGHCWRELKHDQKWITEECSHKRTKLASEGAYSPGSCNGGAKMRPPGVKASKKKGKKPDVSSDVEDGSVGFGSSNVAVEHVT from the exons atgaagaagacagAGGCAGAGGAAGTAGAAAGCGGTGGAGTGCAGAGGAGGATGTCAACCTCAAGCAAGGATCCAGTTGTAAGTAATGAGCAGCGGCTTGATAGTTTCTACAAGAGGGTTGCTGACTACTACAAAGAAAATGATGGATCATCTAGTTCAAATGCAAGAGGGCCTTCACAATGTAAGGCTAGGTGGAACAAGATAAACCACCAAGTCAATAATTTTATGGGGTGTTACGCACAAGCGAGTGCAAGAAGGAAGAGTagagaatcagaagatgatgtaTTGAGCATGGCGTATGAGCTTTACAAGAACGGCATGAACAAGCCATTTCTGCTAGGACATTGCTGGAGGGAATTGAAgcatgatcagaaatggatcaCGGAGGAGTGTAGCCATAAGCGGACTAAGCTCGCTTCAGAAGGAGCATACTCACCCGGTTCGTGCAATGGTGGAGCTAAGATGAGGCCTCCTGGGGTTAAAGCTTCtaagaaaaaagggaagaaaccgGATGTGAGTAGTGATGTGGAGGATGGTTCTGTGG gtttcgGGTCATCAAATGTAGCTGTGGAACATGTCACGTGA
- the LOC104725054 gene encoding 12S seed storage protein CRA1: MARVSSLLSFSLTLLIFFHGYTAQQFPNECQLDQLNALEPSHVLKSEAGRIEVWDHHAPQLRCSGVSFTRYVIESKGLYLPSFVNTAKLSFVAQGRGLMGKVIPGCAETFQDSSVFQPRQGRQFEGQGEEGQSQRFHDMHQKVEHIRSGDTIATTPGVAQWFYNDGQQPLVIVSVFDLASHQNQLDRNPRPFYLAGNNPQGQVWLHGREQQPQKNIFSGFGPEVIAQALKIDLQTAQQLQNQDDNRGNIVRVQGPFGVIRPPLRGQRPQEEEEERVGNGLEETICSARSVDNLDDPSRADVYKPQLGYISTLNSYDLPILRFIRLSALRGSIRQNAMVLPQWNANANAVLYVTDGEAQVQIVNDNGDRVFDGQVSQGQLIVVPQGFSVVKRATSDQFRWVEFKTNANAQINTLAGRTSVLRGLPLAVITNGFEISPEEAKRVKFNTLETTLTHSSGPASYGRPRVAAA, translated from the exons atggctcgagtctcttctcttctttctttctccttaacacttttgatatttttccatGGCTACACAGCTCAGCAGTTTCCAAACGAGTGCCAACTCGACCAGCTCAATGCGCTCGAGCCATCACACGTACTGAAGAGTGAGGCTGGTCGCATCGAGGTGTGGGACCACCACGCTCCTCAGCTCCGATGCTCAGGCGTCTCCTTCACACGTTATGTCATCGAGTCTAAGGGTCTCTACTTGCCCTCTTTTGTTAACACCGCGAAACTCTCCTTCGTGGCTCAAG GAAGAGGTCTTATGGGAAAAGTGATCCCGGGATGCGCCGAGACATTCCAAGACTCATCAGTGTTCCAACCACGCCAAGGCAGACAGTTCGAGGGTCAGGGTGAAGAAGGTCAAAGCCAAAGGTTCCATGACATGCACCAGAAAGTGGAGCACATAAGGAGCGGCGACACCATTGCCACAACTCCCGGAGTAGCACAGTGGTTCTACAACGACGGACAGCAACCACTTGTCATCGTGAGTGTCTTCGATTTAGCCAGTCACCAGAACCAGCTCGACCGCAATCCAAGG CCATTTTACTTAGCTGGAAACAACCCACAAGGCCAAGTATGGCTACATGGACGAGAGCAACAGCCACAAAAGAACATTTTCAGTGGATTCGGACCTGAGGTTATTGCTCAAGCTTTGAAGATCGATCTTCAGACAGCGCAACAACTTCAGAACCAAGATGACAACCGTGGAAACATTGTCCGAGTACAAGGTCCATTCGGTGTCATTAGGCCACCTTTGAGGGGACAGAGACCtcaggaggaggaagaagaaagagtaggTAACGGTTTAGAGGAGACCATATGCAGTGCCAGGTCCGTTGATAACCTCGATGACCCGTCTCGTGCTGACGTGTACAAGCCACAGCTCGGTTACATCAGCACTCTCAACAGTTACGATCTCCCCATCCTTCGCTTCATCCGTCTCTCAGCCCTCCGTGGATCTATCCGTCAA AACGCAATGGTGCTTCCACAGTGGAACGCAAACGCCAACGCGGTTCTTTACGTGACAGACGGGGAAGCCCAAGTACAGATCGTAAACGACAACGGTGACAGAGTGTTCGACGGACAAGTCTCTCAAGGACAGCTTATTGTCGTACCTCAAGGTTTCTCGGTGGTGAAACGCGCAACAAGCGACCAGTTCCGGTGGGTCGAGTTCAAAACAAATGCAAACGCACAGATCAACACTCTTGCGGGACGAACCTCAGTCTTGAGAGGTTTACCATTAGCGGTCATAACCAATGGATTCGAAATCTCACCCGAGGAGGCAAAGAGGGTCAAGTTCAACACACTCGAGACAACTTTGACTCACAGCAGTGGCCCAGCTAGCTACGGAAGGCCAAGGGTAGCTGCAGCTTAA